A stretch of the Aminipila terrae genome encodes the following:
- the cuyB gene encoding cysteate racemase: MREKGQKVLGVIGGMGPLATQLFYKMIIDKTKAHCDQDHLNMIILNHASMPDRTTAIKSGDVEELYHKLLHDAKFLEVGGADYIAIPCNTSHLLVDRLQKSLKIPIINMIKEAAMSLYCRHGENFKLGILATDGTIKTKLYQNECKALGITAVVPSEENQARVMKIIYDGIKDGNPVDMKDFYEVEKEMKEAGCKCVLMACTELSCFKEINNLSDFYVDAMEVLAERAIVLCDKSLK; this comes from the coding sequence ATGAGAGAAAAAGGACAAAAAGTTCTAGGTGTAATAGGCGGAATGGGGCCTCTTGCAACTCAGCTTTTTTATAAGATGATCATCGATAAAACAAAGGCCCATTGTGATCAGGACCATTTAAACATGATTATTTTAAATCATGCAAGTATGCCGGACAGAACAACAGCAATTAAAAGCGGAGATGTAGAGGAACTTTATCATAAACTTTTGCATGATGCAAAGTTTTTGGAAGTGGGTGGAGCAGATTACATAGCAATACCATGTAATACATCTCATCTTTTAGTAGACAGGCTTCAGAAGAGTTTAAAGATTCCCATTATCAATATGATAAAGGAAGCAGCTATGTCTTTATACTGCAGGCACGGTGAAAACTTTAAACTGGGGATACTTGCAACCGATGGCACTATTAAAACAAAACTATACCAAAATGAATGTAAGGCACTAGGTATAACAGCAGTGGTACCATCTGAAGAAAATCAGGCAAGGGTTATGAAAATAATTTATGATGGCATTAAAGACGGAAACCCTGTTGACATGAAAGATTTTTATGAAGTTGAAAAAGAAATGAAAGAAGCCGGATGCAAGTGTGTGCTGATGGCATGCACTGAACTTTCCTGCTTTAAAGAAATAAATAATCTTTCCGATTTTTATGTAGATGCAATGGAAGTCTTAGCAGAGAGAGCAATCGTATTGTGTGATAAAAGTTTAAAATAA
- a CDS encoding Mur ligase family protein, which produces MSNKIQNLREYIKLLKDQDLLVETNAEEDAMEELVRYVSYNSMDVKYGTLFICKGTHFTAEYLKSAIKEGAFAYISEEKYDISDLKTERNIPYIIVNDMRKTMAYISDKYYNQVWDKLNLIGITGTKGKSTTTYFMKAILDDYLKDMKKPKSAVLSGIDNYDGVVNEESHLTTPETLDLHRHFNNAVKTDIEYLSMEVSSQALKYHRTLGVNFTVGCFLNIGEDHISEAEHCDFEDYFQSKLKLFNQCETACVNIDSDHVERVLYEAKKCKRVVTFGLNEKADIYGYNIATSGNSIVFNVRSDSFDEEFKINMPGLFNVSNALAAIAICYSLNIPLKNIHAGLKKAQVSGRMEVYTNLNKDLYVIVDYAHNKMSFESLFASMKREFPNKKITIVFGCPGKKALARRRELGDIAGKYSDHVFITEEDAGEEPLMKICQEIAEHVEEHECKCSIIPDRKEAIRQAIADADRDTVVLVTGKGRETRQKRGTKYIDTPSDVEYVQEFLKDK; this is translated from the coding sequence GTGTCAAACAAAATACAGAATTTAAGAGAGTATATAAAATTATTAAAAGATCAGGATTTATTAGTTGAAACCAATGCAGAAGAAGATGCAATGGAAGAGCTGGTGAGATACGTATCCTATAACTCCATGGATGTGAAATATGGAACGCTTTTTATTTGTAAGGGTACGCATTTTACAGCAGAGTACCTGAAGAGTGCTATAAAAGAAGGAGCCTTTGCGTATATAAGCGAAGAAAAGTATGATATATCAGATTTAAAAACAGAACGCAATATACCTTATATTATTGTAAATGATATGAGAAAGACAATGGCTTATATATCAGACAAGTATTATAATCAGGTCTGGGATAAACTGAACCTTATTGGAATCACAGGAACAAAGGGGAAGTCTACCACCACTTATTTTATGAAGGCCATTCTGGATGATTATTTAAAAGACATGAAAAAACCTAAAAGTGCTGTTCTATCAGGAATTGATAATTATGACGGAGTAGTAAATGAAGAATCTCATCTGACCACTCCTGAAACTTTAGATCTCCATAGACATTTTAATAATGCGGTGAAAACAGATATAGAGTATTTATCTATGGAAGTTTCAAGCCAGGCTTTAAAATATCACAGGACCCTGGGAGTAAATTTTACAGTGGGATGCTTCCTAAACATTGGAGAGGACCATATAAGTGAGGCGGAACATTGTGACTTTGAGGATTATTTTCAGTCTAAGCTGAAACTGTTTAATCAGTGTGAAACAGCTTGTGTAAATATAGATTCTGACCATGTAGAACGTGTTCTTTATGAGGCAAAGAAATGCAAGAGAGTAGTTACATTCGGCCTGAATGAAAAGGCGGATATATATGGATACAATATTGCTACCAGTGGAAACAGTATTGTTTTTAATGTACGTTCTGACAGCTTTGACGAAGAATTTAAAATTAACATGCCTGGTTTATTTAATGTTTCCAATGCTCTGGCAGCGATTGCCATTTGTTATTCATTAAATATTCCCCTTAAAAACATACATGCAGGCTTGAAAAAAGCTCAGGTAAGCGGCAGAATGGAAGTCTATACAAATCTCAATAAAGATTTGTATGTAATTGTAGACTATGCTCACAATAAAATGAGTTTTGAGTCTTTATTTGCTTCTATGAAGAGGGAATTTCCTAACAAGAAAATAACAATTGTATTTGGCTGTCCAGGCAAAAAAGCTCTTGCAAGAAGACGTGAGCTTGGGGATATAGCGGGTAAATATTCTGATCATGTATTCATCACGGAAGAGGATGCAGGGGAAGAGCCACTGATGAAAATATGCCAGGAAATTGCAGAACATGTGGAAGAACATGAATGTAAATGTTCCATAATCCCAGACAGAAAAGAAGCTATCAGACAGGCCATTGCAGATGCAGACAGAGATACCGTAGTTCTTGTAACCGGAAAAGGCAGGGAAACAAGGCAAAAGAGGGGAACAAAGTATATTGATACTCCTTCTGATGTGGAATACGTACAGGAGTTTTTGAAGGACAAGTAG
- a CDS encoding SLC13 family permease: MGSKWTGLIKKETVFVISGLAAMLSAFFVPPSLSYKGYIDFKVIALLFSLMVVVAGLQKIGTFEIISQALLKKARCVRIVSLILVTLCFFIAMMVTNDVALLTMVPFTLAALDFLSEKRLIFIVVMETVAANLGSMLTPVGNPQNLYLFSYFHLTAIEFLKITFPITLLSFILVVIMTSVVRGQKLNIVFDVETMVESKFKLCSYIGLFFICIASVVGILDYRLMFIIVLLSIIVLDWKLLKEVDYFLLITFIFFFIFVGNAGKMDIISRVISQMIQGKVFFSAIILSQFISNVPAAVMLSSFTDNSRDLILGTDIGGLGTLIASLASLISFKIYSQRKSADKGRYLIVFTAINFLYLIILIFASTIL; encoded by the coding sequence ATGGGAAGTAAATGGACAGGCTTGATTAAAAAGGAGACCGTATTTGTAATTTCTGGGCTGGCAGCTATGCTGTCAGCCTTTTTCGTACCACCTTCTCTGTCATATAAAGGATACATAGATTTTAAAGTAATTGCATTACTATTTTCGCTGATGGTTGTAGTAGCAGGTCTCCAGAAAATCGGAACTTTTGAGATTATCTCCCAGGCACTTTTGAAAAAAGCAAGGTGTGTACGGATTGTATCCTTGATTCTGGTGACCCTGTGTTTTTTTATTGCTATGATGGTTACTAATGATGTTGCATTACTTACAATGGTTCCTTTTACATTAGCAGCCTTAGATTTTTTGAGCGAAAAAAGACTTATATTCATTGTAGTAATGGAAACCGTAGCAGCTAATCTGGGAAGTATGCTGACTCCTGTGGGTAATCCACAAAACTTATATTTGTTTTCATATTTTCATTTAACAGCAATAGAATTTTTAAAGATTACTTTTCCAATCACCCTGTTAAGTTTTATTCTGGTTGTTATAATGACATCAGTGGTACGGGGCCAGAAATTAAATATAGTATTTGATGTGGAAACTATGGTGGAGAGCAAGTTTAAACTTTGTTCCTATATTGGTTTATTTTTTATCTGTATTGCTTCTGTGGTGGGTATACTGGATTACCGGTTAATGTTTATTATAGTGCTTTTATCTATTATAGTGCTGGATTGGAAATTACTTAAAGAGGTAGATTATTTTCTACTGATAACTTTTATATTCTTCTTTATATTTGTTGGAAATGCAGGAAAGATGGATATTATAAGCCGAGTGATTTCACAGATGATACAGGGGAAGGTATTTTTTTCAGCTATAATACTGTCACAGTTTATAAGCAATGTACCCGCAGCTGTAATGCTGTCGTCTTTTACAGATAACTCCAGAGATCTGATTTTAGGAACAGATATAGGTGGATTGGGAACATTAATTGCATCTTTAGCCAGTTTAATATCCTTTAAAATTTATTCCCAGAGGAAGTCTGCAGATAAAGGACGATATCTGATTGTTTTTACGGCTATAAATTTTTTATATTTAATTATATTAATATTTGCATCAACTATTTTATGA
- a CDS encoding NAD(P)-dependent oxidoreductase — protein sequence MMGKKGLTIYGCEKDEAMLFQKYSKSYDLKLKIVRDAVTLENASLAGGNKCISVSHKTEITLPVLKALEKKGVRYISTRSIGLNHIDVKAAQRLGICIDNVVYSPNGVADYTLMLMLMGLRNTEDVLRRADEQNFRLAARGKELSDMTVGVLGTGRIGQAVIKRLTGFGCKVLAYDHEKTAEVNYANLDDVLEQSDIVTLHMPLDVETRHMLDDSSIAKMKKDALIVNTGRGALIDTEALVQALESGRLGGAVLDVIEGEEGIFYHNCKDEIIPNELFLRLRKLSNVTITPHIAFYTEHALKDVVENTIKNCLEYERRIEKWID from the coding sequence ATGATGGGGAAAAAGGGATTAACTATTTATGGATGTGAAAAAGATGAAGCAATGCTTTTTCAAAAATATTCAAAGTCATATGATTTGAAACTGAAAATAGTGAGAGATGCAGTCACTCTTGAGAACGCTTCACTGGCAGGGGGAAACAAATGTATAAGTGTCAGCCATAAAACAGAGATTACACTACCTGTATTAAAAGCACTTGAAAAAAAAGGAGTAAGGTATATTTCTACCAGGAGCATTGGGTTGAACCATATAGATGTAAAGGCAGCCCAAAGGCTGGGGATTTGCATTGATAATGTGGTATATTCGCCAAACGGTGTGGCGGATTATACCCTGATGCTGATGCTGATGGGGTTAAGAAATACAGAGGATGTTTTGAGGCGTGCGGATGAACAGAACTTTAGACTGGCAGCAAGGGGAAAAGAGCTTAGTGATATGACAGTGGGGGTATTGGGAACTGGGCGGATTGGACAAGCTGTTATCAAACGTTTAACTGGGTTTGGATGTAAGGTACTGGCCTATGACCATGAGAAAACCGCAGAGGTTAATTATGCAAATTTGGATGATGTGCTGGAACAAAGTGATATTGTGACCTTACATATGCCCCTGGATGTGGAAACCAGACATATGCTGGATGACAGCAGCATTGCAAAGATGAAGAAAGATGCTTTAATTGTTAACACAGGACGAGGGGCACTGATTGATACAGAAGCGTTAGTCCAGGCCCTGGAAAGTGGCAGGCTGGGTGGAGCTGTTCTGGATGTGATAGAAGGAGAAGAAGGAATTTTTTATCACAATTGCAAGGATGAAATCATCCCAAATGAGCTTTTTCTCCGCCTCCGAAAATTAAGTAATGTGACAATTACACCACACATTGCTTTTTATACAGAACATGCGTTAAAAGATGTTGTAGAAAATACAATAAAAAACTGTTTAGAATATGAGAGGAGAATTGAGAAATGGATCGATTAA
- the vanA gene encoding D-alanine--(R)-lactate ligase: protein MDRLKIAVLFGGCSDEYFISIKSAQEIARNINIEKYEPVYVGINREGQWKICEQPEVNWEKGRCIPAIISPDRSFHGLLALEDGRYKSIEIDVVFPVLHGKMGEDGAIQGLLELSGIPYIGCDIQSSVLGMDKSLTNIMAKDSGVRVPEFWVVNLDEEFGSLELKYPVFVKPARSGSSFGVSKVYNGEQLSSAVENARQYDTKVLIEEAISGYEVGCAVMGSGKELVVGEVDQIEVSHGFFRIHQEKNPEKGSDNSTIKVPADISEKDRRCVQETAKRIYNTLGCKGLARVDMFLQEDGRVVLNEVNTMPGCTSYSRYPRMMAAAGLTMSELIDNIVELALKG, encoded by the coding sequence ATGGATCGATTAAAAATTGCTGTTTTATTTGGTGGCTGTTCAGATGAATATTTTATTTCCATCAAGTCAGCTCAGGAAATTGCCCGTAATATTAATATAGAAAAATATGAACCAGTTTATGTAGGAATTAACAGAGAGGGACAATGGAAAATCTGCGAGCAACCTGAGGTAAACTGGGAAAAAGGCAGGTGTATTCCTGCAATCATTTCTCCAGATCGAAGTTTTCACGGATTATTAGCTTTGGAAGATGGCAGATATAAGTCCATAGAGATAGATGTTGTTTTTCCGGTATTGCACGGAAAAATGGGTGAAGATGGTGCAATTCAAGGTCTTTTGGAACTTTCGGGAATCCCGTATATTGGATGTGATATACAAAGTTCTGTGCTGGGTATGGATAAGTCCCTTACAAATATAATGGCTAAAGACTCAGGGGTCAGGGTACCTGAGTTCTGGGTGGTAAATTTAGATGAAGAATTTGGCAGTTTGGAGTTAAAGTACCCTGTGTTTGTAAAACCTGCACGGTCTGGCTCCTCTTTTGGAGTTAGTAAAGTTTACAATGGGGAACAGCTATCTTCAGCTGTAGAAAATGCGAGACAGTATGACACAAAGGTATTGATTGAAGAGGCTATTTCTGGTTACGAGGTAGGGTGCGCTGTAATGGGCAGTGGAAAAGAGCTGGTTGTGGGAGAAGTAGATCAAATAGAAGTATCTCACGGATTTTTCAGAATTCATCAGGAAAAAAATCCTGAAAAAGGATCTGACAATTCCACCATAAAAGTACCTGCTGATATTAGTGAAAAGGATCGCAGATGTGTGCAAGAAACGGCAAAACGTATTTATAATACATTAGGCTGCAAAGGCCTGGCACGGGTGGATATGTTTCTGCAAGAAGATGGAAGGGTAGTTTTAAATGAAGTAAACACCATGCCGGGCTGTACTTCATACAGCAGATATCCCCGAATGATGGCGGCAGCAGGATTAACCATGTCTGAACTGATTGATAATATTGTTGAACTGGCATTGAAAGGATGA
- the vanX gene encoding D-Ala-D-Ala dipeptidase VanX, giving the protein MSRDFVYMDEVICGIRWEAKYFTSNNFTGVPVKGYGANRIMGTKALAEALDKVQHKARALGYGLFLWDGYRPQRAVECFLNWARLPDDGIHKKRYYPNIDRAEMIQKGYVATQSSHSRGSAIDLTLYILKTGKLLPMGGHFDLMDKKSHHDAKNIKPIESENRHLLRSIMENCGFEAYENEWWHYMLKDEPYPDTYFDFPI; this is encoded by the coding sequence ATGAGTAGGGATTTTGTTTATATGGATGAGGTAATATGTGGCATTCGATGGGAAGCAAAATATTTTACCAGTAATAATTTTACTGGGGTTCCAGTGAAAGGTTATGGTGCAAACCGTATAATGGGTACGAAGGCATTGGCAGAAGCTCTTGACAAAGTGCAGCATAAAGCCCGAGCCTTGGGATATGGGTTATTTCTCTGGGATGGATATCGGCCGCAGAGGGCAGTAGAGTGTTTCCTCAATTGGGCAAGACTACCTGATGATGGAATTCATAAGAAAAGATATTATCCTAATATTGACAGAGCAGAAATGATCCAGAAGGGGTATGTGGCTACCCAGTCAAGTCATAGTCGGGGGAGTGCCATAGACTTAACCCTGTATATATTGAAAACAGGAAAGTTACTTCCCATGGGAGGTCATTTTGATTTAATGGATAAAAAATCTCATCATGATGCAAAAAATATTAAGCCCATAGAGTCAGAAAACCGTCATTTACTCCGTTCCATAATGGAAAACTGTGGTTTTGAGGCCTATGAAAACGAATGGTGGCATTACATGTTAAAGGATGAACCTTATCCTGACACATACTTTGATTTTCCAATTTAA
- the argF gene encoding ornithine carbamoyltransferase, which produces MAVNLKGRSFLTLMDFTPEEIRYMLDLAHDLKAKKRAGMEGTALKGKNIVLLFEKTSTRTRCAFEVACLDEGAHVTFLDSNSSQFGKKESVEDSAKVFGRFFDGIEYRGFKQSLVEDLAKYSGIPVWNGLTDVDHPTQILADLLTIEEHVAKPLNKVKVVFCGDVRNNMSYAWMYGCAKMGMHYVAYGPQVLLDEIDKGMLEKVNEVARKTGAKIELCSTAECLKGADVLYTDVWASMGEEAQIPEKVKMLTPYKVTEEMIEATGNEDVIFLHCLPSFHDFETVMAKSQKELGYDIREVTDEVFRSKYSKVFDEAENRMHTIKAVMVATIGR; this is translated from the coding sequence ATGGCAGTTAATCTTAAAGGAAGAAGTTTTTTAACACTAATGGATTTTACTCCGGAAGAAATCAGGTATATGCTTGATTTAGCCCATGACTTGAAGGCAAAGAAACGTGCTGGAATGGAAGGTACTGCTCTGAAAGGAAAGAACATCGTTCTTCTTTTCGAGAAGACTTCAACCAGAACAAGATGTGCTTTTGAAGTTGCCTGCTTAGATGAGGGGGCCCATGTTACTTTTCTTGACTCAAACAGTTCACAATTTGGCAAAAAAGAATCGGTTGAGGATTCAGCTAAAGTTTTTGGAAGGTTTTTTGATGGTATCGAGTACAGAGGTTTTAAGCAGTCATTAGTTGAAGATCTAGCAAAATATTCAGGTATTCCAGTATGGAATGGATTAACAGATGTTGACCATCCTACGCAGATACTGGCGGATCTTTTAACCATTGAAGAACATGTAGCGAAGCCACTGAACAAAGTGAAGGTAGTTTTCTGTGGTGATGTAAGAAACAACATGAGTTATGCGTGGATGTACGGATGCGCAAAGATGGGCATGCACTATGTGGCCTATGGACCACAGGTACTGCTGGACGAAATTGATAAAGGTATGCTGGAAAAAGTAAATGAAGTAGCCAGGAAGACCGGGGCAAAGATTGAACTGTGCAGCACAGCTGAATGCCTAAAGGGTGCGGATGTATTATACACCGATGTATGGGCATCCATGGGAGAAGAAGCACAGATACCAGAGAAGGTTAAGATGCTGACTCCATATAAAGTAACAGAAGAGATGATTGAAGCAACAGGAAATGAAGACGTTATCTTCCTGCACTGTTTACCTTCATTCCACGACTTTGAAACCGTTATGGCAAAATCCCAGAAGGAATTAGGATACGACATCAGAGAAGTAACGGATGAAGTATTCAGAAGCAAATATTCCAAGGTATTTGATGAAGCAGAGAATCGTATGCACACAATTAAAGCAGTTATGGTAGCAACTATAGGCAGATAA
- a CDS encoding amino acid permease gives MESSAKQLNEVTEAIDKSKGLERNFSNRHIQMYAIGSTIGTGIFLASGNVIHNAGPGGAVVAYLIASLIMFLMMSCLGELTAAMPVAGNVQAYATEFIGNAMGFTTGWVKWINCAITVTAQIVASAIIMKNIFPDVNSLVWVVSFTILLVILNVLPSKHYGEVEFWFASIKVIAVILFIITGIGIITGVIGGDRIGFTNFVNDGGAFPNGFTAILASMLSAIFAFGGSDLIATAAGETKNPGVEMPKAIKGFLISITSCYVVCVVLIGCVIPWREANLAGSPFAYMFQNAGIHSAALVVNIIVVTSALSSANGFLYASTRTLWSLSKHGQAPKILAKTNERKVPVYSLAISIMFAAFAIVSSFIAADTVYLFLISLLASIDVFVYGVDCICQMRFRKRYVAAGNKVEDLPYRTPFYPVTPIAAIVIYCVIIVAMIMDPTERLAIICGFPLIFILYAGYKLFAPKLKTSAKQ, from the coding sequence ATGGAAAGTAGTGCAAAACAATTAAATGAAGTCACAGAAGCTATTGATAAATCAAAAGGTCTTGAACGTAATTTCTCCAACAGGCATATCCAGATGTATGCCATTGGTTCGACAATTGGTACAGGTATATTTCTTGCTTCTGGAAATGTTATACATAATGCAGGACCAGGGGGAGCCGTGGTTGCATATTTAATCGCTTCACTGATTATGTTCCTGATGATGTCCTGTCTGGGAGAACTTACGGCAGCAATGCCTGTAGCTGGTAATGTCCAGGCCTATGCAACAGAATTTATTGGAAACGCCATGGGCTTTACCACTGGATGGGTAAAATGGATTAACTGTGCGATTACCGTTACAGCACAGATTGTCGCTTCTGCTATTATTATGAAAAATATTTTTCCGGATGTAAACTCTTTAGTCTGGGTTGTGTCCTTTACTATTTTACTGGTTATACTCAACGTACTTCCTTCCAAGCATTATGGAGAAGTGGAATTTTGGTTTGCAAGTATCAAAGTTATCGCAGTAATTTTATTTATTATTACTGGTATCGGAATTATTACAGGTGTTATAGGTGGGGATCGCATTGGATTCACCAATTTTGTAAATGATGGCGGCGCATTCCCAAATGGGTTTACAGCAATTTTAGCATCCATGTTATCTGCAATCTTTGCTTTTGGGGGCTCAGATCTTATTGCAACAGCAGCAGGTGAAACGAAAAACCCTGGTGTAGAAATGCCTAAAGCCATCAAGGGATTTTTAATCAGCATAACTTCCTGCTATGTAGTTTGTGTTGTATTAATCGGATGTGTAATTCCTTGGAGAGAGGCTAATCTTGCTGGTAGTCCCTTTGCTTACATGTTCCAGAATGCAGGGATTCATTCAGCAGCTCTTGTTGTCAATATAATCGTGGTGACTTCTGCATTGTCTTCTGCTAACGGCTTTTTATATGCCAGCACAAGAACCCTCTGGTCCCTTTCAAAACATGGTCAGGCTCCTAAAATATTGGCAAAGACAAATGAAAGGAAGGTTCCTGTGTATTCACTTGCTATTTCTATAATGTTTGCAGCATTTGCTATAGTATCCAGCTTTATTGCTGCGGATACAGTTTACCTTTTCTTAATCTCTCTTTTGGCAAGTATAGATGTATTTGTTTATGGAGTTGACTGCATTTGCCAGATGCGTTTCAGAAAACGATATGTTGCTGCAGGAAACAAAGTAGAAGATTTACCATATAGAACTCCGTTTTACCCGGTAACACCAATAGCAGCAATTGTTATTTATTGCGTTATTATCGTTGCCATGATTATGGATCCTACAGAAAGATTAGCTATTATTTGCGGATTTCCTTTGATATTCATTTTATATGCAGGATATAAGTTATTTGCTCCTAAATTAAAAACTAGTGCAAAACAGTAA
- the arcC gene encoding carbamate kinase, translated as MENATKLVIALGGNALQSGKGPATAEAQLQVVKKTCEHIAEISCRGYEIAVVHGNGPQVGRILQAYETAKEVTPVMPFDVCGAMSQGYIGYHIQQGLKYALNLRNKNIPVVTLATQMIVDEADPAFQKPSKPIGQFYSEEEAKNLEKEKGYVMKEDAGRGWRRVVPSPLPKKIVEIDAVKKLWDSTVVITCGGGGIPVIENDTGLLEGVAAVIDKDFAAELLAEQVKADCLMILTEVEKVAINFNTPRQENLSQMTLEDASKYIEEGQFAPGSMLPKVQAAMKFVRANPSKKAIITSLDKSLEALEGKTGTIITFA; from the coding sequence ATGGAAAATGCAACGAAATTAGTCATTGCTTTAGGGGGAAATGCACTGCAGTCCGGAAAGGGACCTGCAACTGCTGAAGCCCAGCTGCAGGTGGTAAAAAAGACCTGTGAACATATAGCGGAGATAAGCTGCAGAGGTTATGAGATTGCTGTGGTTCATGGAAACGGACCACAGGTAGGAAGAATCCTGCAGGCTTATGAGACTGCAAAGGAGGTTACACCTGTAATGCCCTTTGATGTATGCGGAGCCATGTCACAGGGATATATAGGTTATCATATACAGCAGGGATTAAAGTACGCATTGAATCTCAGAAACAAAAATATTCCAGTTGTTACCCTGGCAACTCAGATGATTGTGGATGAGGCAGACCCGGCTTTTCAGAAACCTTCCAAGCCTATAGGACAATTCTATAGTGAGGAAGAGGCCAAAAACCTTGAAAAAGAAAAGGGATATGTAATGAAGGAAGATGCAGGCCGGGGATGGAGAAGAGTAGTGCCATCACCGCTTCCGAAAAAAATAGTAGAAATCGATGCTGTTAAAAAATTGTGGGATTCTACTGTTGTAATTACCTGTGGCGGCGGAGGAATTCCTGTTATTGAAAATGATACCGGATTACTGGAGGGGGTTGCTGCAGTAATCGATAAAGACTTTGCAGCAGAGCTTTTGGCAGAACAAGTGAAAGCGGACTGTCTGATGATTCTCACAGAAGTTGAAAAGGTTGCCATTAATTTTAACACCCCTCGGCAGGAGAATCTCAGCCAGATGACTTTAGAAGATGCTTCTAAATATATAGAAGAAGGACAATTTGCACCAGGCAGCATGTTGCCTAAAGTGCAGGCTGCTATGAAGTTTGTGAGAGCAAATCCTTCGAAGAAAGCAATTATAACATCCCTTGATAAATCTTTAGAAGCTTTGGAAGGAAAGACAGGTACTATCATTACTTTTGCCTGA